The Chryseolinea soli genome contains a region encoding:
- a CDS encoding FecR family protein, translated as MNEFGFDRLIELYKKDQLTNEEKKLVDDWFNSVDTGMNSPLTDTDKSRLKDKLLHKIKPSADTPPVDQENSTLAPAGNWKWLKIAASLLIVSSVGFLAWRLGSNSNDLRTYTSDGTTTKVSLPDGSLVWLKGKSSLESPSAFAGNTRNVTLHGEALFEVAKDPRHPFIIQSGHVTTTVLGTSFNLKSSPTRVELTVLTGKVSFTSVNDPQGKVVLPNEKAIYDEATSSISKETLAVEEKKATIDGTEYEMIFDDVSLETAVHRIEEKFDVTVSFSNEGLRACKIRANFSDQSLENTLDMIGQALGVRYTISGNTVQLTGEGCR; from the coding sequence ATGAACGAGTTTGGCTTTGATCGCTTGATCGAGTTGTACAAAAAAGATCAACTCACCAATGAGGAAAAGAAATTGGTGGACGATTGGTTCAACAGCGTCGATACCGGAATGAACTCCCCGCTTACGGATACAGACAAGAGTCGATTAAAAGATAAGCTCCTCCACAAAATAAAACCTTCCGCAGATACCCCTCCCGTTGACCAAGAGAATTCAACGCTTGCCCCGGCCGGAAATTGGAAATGGTTAAAAATAGCAGCCTCCCTACTCATCGTTTCATCCGTCGGATTTTTGGCTTGGCGTCTTGGATCAAATTCAAACGACCTGAGAACGTATACCAGCGACGGAACGACTACCAAGGTGAGCCTGCCCGATGGTAGCTTGGTTTGGCTGAAGGGTAAAAGTTCGTTGGAATCGCCGTCTGCCTTTGCCGGAAACACGCGAAACGTGACGCTCCATGGCGAAGCCTTATTTGAAGTCGCCAAAGACCCCCGCCACCCGTTTATCATCCAGTCTGGCCACGTGACGACCACCGTGCTGGGAACGAGCTTTAATCTGAAGTCCTCTCCCACGCGCGTTGAGCTCACCGTGTTGACGGGAAAAGTGTCCTTCACCTCCGTCAACGATCCCCAGGGAAAAGTGGTTTTGCCCAATGAGAAGGCGATCTACGATGAAGCGACGTCAAGCATCTCGAAGGAAACCCTGGCCGTCGAAGAAAAGAAAGCCACGATCGACGGAACGGAGTATGAAATGATCTTCGATGACGTTTCCCTGGAAACGGCAGTACACCGCATCGAGGAAAAGTTCGATGTCACCGTTTCGTTCAGCAATGAAGGCTTGCGGGCATGCAAGATCCGGGCAAATTTTTCAGATCAATCGCTCGAGAATACATTGGATATGATCGGCCAGGCCCTGGGCGTTCGCTATACCATCAGCGGCAACACCGTTCAACTGACCGGTGAAGGATGCCGATGA
- a CDS encoding SusC/RagA family TonB-linked outer membrane protein, whose translation MNAIIKACVLHTILLFCCMTFLAQRAKAQSVLERQVSFNLQHITLKKALETLEVATRVRFVYSVNQIDVTRVVSTETDGKTLAEILDQLLLPLNIEYKIQDDNEYIVLSKSAGQPGDAPSLENGIPLIAISGHVTDAKGVGLAGVNIIVRNTTTGTSTDFQGNFNLQSVPANSILVVSFIGYSTYEAEVDSQTSMVIVLEEELTSLAEVVITAMGIPRPEKSLTYGTQQINAEELTHSKTDNMMNALNGKVPGVTIFPSASGIGGSAKVILRGNRSFSQSNQPLYVLDGLPMLNSSNSNGQPNSPFGGQVDGGDGISNLNPDDVESITVLKGASAAALYGSQAANGAIIITTKKAKEGITELNFNSNIFVSDVGYRPQFQTGYGRTGSNSRDSWGEPIASASGDKLNTFFHKGVNVINSINLSSGSEKNRTYLSFANTNGQGPVPHNTLARNNFSLQQTQKLFDRRLVVDGGLHYITQKVDNTPSLGLYFNPLTGLYLFPSEMNISPYKEQYEFADRVGYERQNWFTNEDIQQNPWWIINRNPNYSHRRRLLLSGRVAFNVNRWINIQLRGNLDQIMDRYQQNLFSGTQATLARPNGQFSDNTQTQQQKYADALLAFKIPMPTSFGINGTVGTSITDSRLDGTAIGPGLGLVMPDVFKAQNIVASSMVNPVSNYPDNHTQLQSIFGTVNAAFFDWLHLNLTGRNDWSSNLSFTPNLSYFYPSMGLSILLKEALDLPARISYFKVRGNYAEVGNTVPQYVTNPVNSFDNTGSVTLSTAAPFETLKPERTKTYELGTDLRLFENRLALTFNYYRSNTFNQFIKVVPSVATAYSAGYVNGGNVQNSGVELSMEYMLRMGLGFSWNTSINVAHNVNKIIDVDSKNGIDKYLLTTNDNTSYQSVLAKGGSYGDIYGITVIRDAAQRMVLNDDGTPRINNSFSYLGNPNPHWLTGWNNSIAYRNFTLNFLIDAKIGGQVFSMTQAIMDQYGISKATGDARDRGYVSVNGVNEKGEAISKVDPQKWYTSIGGRQGVSELYIYSATVARLREVSLAYSIPVRKYGISKLRLSLTGRNLLYLYREAPYDPELLMSTGNGLSGIDIFSQPAIRNIGFALNVTI comes from the coding sequence ATGAATGCAATAATCAAGGCATGTGTTCTGCATACCATACTGCTATTTTGCTGCATGACGTTCCTGGCCCAACGTGCCAAAGCGCAAAGTGTCCTTGAAAGACAAGTTTCCTTCAACCTGCAACACATCACTTTAAAAAAAGCGTTGGAGACGCTGGAGGTCGCAACCCGGGTAAGGTTTGTCTACAGCGTAAATCAAATAGACGTCACCAGGGTTGTATCGACCGAAACCGATGGGAAAACGCTCGCTGAAATCCTCGATCAACTCCTGCTTCCCTTAAACATTGAATACAAAATACAGGATGACAACGAATACATTGTCCTGTCAAAATCAGCTGGTCAACCTGGGGATGCACCCTCGCTCGAAAATGGAATCCCGCTCATCGCGATCTCTGGACACGTTACCGATGCCAAAGGTGTCGGTTTAGCCGGTGTTAATATCATCGTTAGAAACACCACGACCGGAACATCAACCGACTTTCAGGGCAATTTCAATCTTCAAAGTGTGCCGGCAAATTCTATACTGGTCGTCTCGTTCATCGGCTACTCGACCTATGAGGCGGAGGTTGACAGTCAAACGTCTATGGTGATCGTTTTGGAGGAAGAACTCACCTCGCTTGCCGAAGTAGTGATCACCGCCATGGGCATACCCCGTCCGGAGAAATCGCTGACCTATGGCACACAACAAATCAATGCAGAAGAGTTGACGCACTCCAAGACCGACAACATGATGAATGCGTTGAACGGCAAAGTGCCCGGCGTGACAATTTTTCCCAGCGCATCGGGCATCGGAGGGTCCGCAAAAGTCATCCTGAGAGGAAACCGGTCATTTTCTCAATCCAATCAGCCACTGTATGTGCTGGATGGGTTGCCGATGTTAAACAGTTCAAACTCAAACGGCCAGCCCAATTCGCCGTTCGGAGGCCAAGTCGACGGAGGCGATGGCATTTCAAACCTCAATCCAGACGATGTAGAATCCATTACCGTACTGAAGGGCGCATCGGCTGCGGCGCTCTATGGAAGTCAGGCCGCCAATGGAGCCATTATCATCACCACGAAAAAAGCAAAAGAAGGGATCACCGAGTTGAATTTCAATTCCAATATTTTCGTAAGCGATGTTGGCTACCGGCCTCAATTCCAAACGGGCTATGGCCGGACCGGGAGCAACTCCCGGGACAGTTGGGGTGAACCCATTGCATCGGCGTCGGGCGACAAACTGAACACGTTTTTTCACAAGGGCGTCAACGTGATCAATTCGATCAACCTCTCGAGTGGTTCTGAAAAAAACAGGACCTATCTTTCGTTTGCCAACACCAATGGCCAAGGACCTGTGCCCCATAATACGCTGGCGAGAAACAATTTCAGCCTGCAACAAACTCAAAAGTTGTTCGACCGGAGATTAGTGGTCGATGGTGGCCTCCACTACATCACCCAGAAAGTCGACAACACGCCTTCCCTGGGATTGTACTTTAACCCGTTAACCGGCCTGTATTTATTCCCCAGCGAGATGAATATTTCGCCTTACAAGGAGCAATATGAATTTGCAGACCGTGTTGGTTATGAACGGCAGAACTGGTTTACCAATGAGGACATCCAACAAAATCCGTGGTGGATCATCAACCGGAACCCAAACTATTCTCACCGGCGGAGGCTTCTCCTTTCGGGTCGCGTGGCATTCAATGTGAATCGATGGATCAATATTCAACTGCGTGGCAACCTGGACCAGATCATGGACCGCTATCAGCAAAATCTTTTTTCGGGGACGCAAGCGACGTTGGCCCGTCCCAACGGACAATTCAGTGACAACACACAGACGCAACAACAAAAGTATGCCGACGCCTTGCTGGCATTTAAAATTCCCATGCCAACATCCTTCGGGATCAACGGCACGGTGGGCACGAGCATCACCGACAGTCGCCTCGACGGAACAGCCATTGGTCCCGGCCTGGGGCTGGTCATGCCCGATGTGTTTAAAGCCCAAAATATTGTCGCCAGCAGTATGGTTAATCCGGTATCCAACTATCCCGATAACCATACGCAATTGCAATCCATTTTTGGAACGGTCAACGCTGCTTTCTTTGATTGGCTTCACCTCAACTTAACCGGGCGCAACGATTGGTCTTCCAACCTATCCTTTACGCCCAACCTCTCCTATTTTTATCCCTCGATGGGCCTTTCCATTTTGCTCAAGGAGGCCCTAGATCTTCCCGCCCGCATTTCCTATTTTAAGGTGAGAGGCAATTATGCCGAGGTGGGAAATACGGTTCCCCAATACGTGACCAATCCGGTAAACTCTTTTGATAACACCGGATCGGTAACCCTGAGCACAGCGGCGCCCTTTGAGACCTTGAAGCCGGAGCGCACCAAGACCTATGAACTGGGAACGGACCTCCGCCTGTTTGAGAACCGGCTTGCGCTGACGTTCAATTATTATCGGTCAAACACCTTCAACCAATTTATTAAAGTGGTGCCCTCCGTTGCCACGGCCTATAGCGCCGGCTATGTGAATGGTGGAAACGTGCAGAATTCAGGCGTCGAGCTTTCGATGGAGTACATGCTGCGAATGGGATTGGGCTTCAGTTGGAATACCTCCATAAACGTCGCGCACAATGTCAACAAGATTATCGACGTCGATTCAAAAAATGGAATCGACAAATATTTACTGACGACGAACGACAACACCAGCTATCAATCGGTCCTGGCCAAGGGAGGTTCGTATGGTGATATTTATGGCATCACCGTCATCCGCGACGCCGCGCAGCGCATGGTCCTGAACGACGATGGAACACCGCGCATCAATAATAGTTTTAGCTATTTGGGCAACCCCAATCCTCACTGGCTAACCGGCTGGAACAATTCCATTGCCTATAGAAACTTTACGCTGAATTTTTTAATCGACGCCAAAATCGGCGGCCAGGTTTTTTCGATGACACAAGCCATCATGGATCAATATGGCATATCGAAAGCGACGGGTGATGCACGCGACAGGGGTTATGTGTCGGTGAATGGCGTAAATGAAAAAGGCGAGGCCATTTCCAAAGTGGATCCTCAGAAATGGTATACCAGCATCGGCGGCCGGCAAGGCGTTTCCGAACTTTACATCTACAGTGCGACGGTGGCACGCCTCCGCGAAGTTTCGCTGGCCTACTCCATTCCCGTCCGGAAATACGGCATATCGAAATTGCGTTTGTCCCTGACCGGGCGTAATTTGCTTTACCTGTATCGGGAAGCCCCCTACGATCCCGAGCTGCTGATGTCCACCGGGAATGGTTTATCCGGCATTGACATCTTCAGCCAGCCTGCCATTCGAAATATTGGCTTTGCCTTGAATGTTACGATTTAA
- a CDS encoding RNA polymerase sigma-70 factor — METTGSHRDLVTSLKEGNEKSFELIYDLLANRLYLFILRKVGIKETAEEILQEVFVALWNNRHTMDANTFLDPYLFKIAKNKIFSFMRSEHVRKKYAAEFSLFMQKYSDNSLEELMDVKDLHQVLHERISELPDKCQTAFRMSRMEHASISQIAEQMNISTRTVENYITQALRHLRTHLNTLFALFFSLLLI; from the coding sequence ATGGAAACAACGGGCAGTCATCGTGATCTGGTCACTTCACTAAAGGAAGGAAACGAAAAATCGTTCGAGCTGATCTATGATCTACTGGCCAATCGCCTATACCTTTTCATCTTAAGGAAAGTAGGAATCAAGGAGACTGCCGAGGAGATCCTGCAGGAGGTGTTTGTTGCGCTTTGGAACAATCGACATACGATGGATGCCAATACATTCCTGGATCCTTACTTATTTAAAATAGCGAAGAACAAGATTTTTAGCTTCATGCGTTCTGAGCATGTCCGGAAGAAATATGCCGCCGAGTTCAGCTTGTTCATGCAAAAGTACAGCGACAATTCGCTGGAGGAGCTGATGGACGTAAAGGATCTTCATCAAGTGCTGCATGAGCGGATTTCCGAATTGCCCGACAAGTGTCAAACCGCTTTCCGGATGAGCCGGATGGAGCATGCCTCCATTTCCCAGATTGCCGAACAGATGAATATCTCGACGCGTACCGTTGAAAACTATATCACCCAGGCCTTGCGTCATCTGCGAACGCATCTGAATACCCTGTTCGCATTATTCTTTTCCCTGCTTCTTATTTAG
- a CDS encoding SusD/RagB family nutrient-binding outer membrane lipoprotein, translating into MKRTFTIISRLVLIVAIMVGCTNDFESINTDPTKSSPSTFDSNYFLSNAQWTYADGITGYSGPVLFQSGWVQLLASTSSGGANYYSNMDKYVPSSNTNSYQATSWNQCYRSGAFASEMIKNTETDPEKVNITAVGRIVRVMSVHYITDVYGDAPYSQAWKANSNVSLPEYDTQQNLYKSLLADLDGALTSMDASKAIPSADIFYKGDFAKWKKFGYSLMLRIAMRLTKADAATAKTYAEKAAAGGTFASAADDAYVIADNANGYRNNYAGSLMTAADYYQVRWSKTLIDYLSSTSDPRLGVIAEVPQDGLKNNQDATKPGNSTPAAQLGLPNGFDLNGGATDITTSPGYPGGTGSGADATPIGKYSRPKTAIYGNFNAPVFVVTYAQTELLLAEAAVRGYNVGGSAAEHYGNGVEGAMLALAPFGAAATIDAAVAANYAAAHPLIETSNDASLKMINEQYWATSGALMNFAEAWNNWKRSGYPVLTPVVASGNFSNGAIPRREPYPTTESTLNTVNYKAAVDRLDGKQDSWSAKVWWDQ; encoded by the coding sequence ATGAAAAGAACATTCACAATCATATCCCGACTTGTCTTGATCGTGGCGATCATGGTAGGTTGTACCAACGACTTTGAGTCGATCAATACCGATCCCACCAAGTCATCGCCCAGTACCTTTGATTCCAATTATTTCCTCTCAAACGCGCAGTGGACCTATGCCGACGGTATCACCGGATATAGTGGTCCCGTTTTGTTCCAAAGCGGCTGGGTTCAATTGTTGGCTTCTACCAGTTCTGGCGGTGCAAATTACTATTCCAATATGGACAAGTATGTTCCCTCCAGCAACACCAATTCGTATCAGGCTACCAGTTGGAACCAGTGCTACCGTTCCGGCGCCTTCGCCAGCGAGATGATCAAGAACACCGAGACCGATCCGGAAAAAGTAAACATTACGGCCGTGGGTCGCATCGTACGCGTGATGTCAGTACACTATATTACAGATGTTTACGGTGATGCTCCTTACTCGCAAGCCTGGAAGGCCAACAGCAATGTATCGTTGCCGGAGTACGATACTCAGCAAAACCTTTACAAATCGTTGTTAGCCGACCTGGATGGTGCGCTTACCTCCATGGATGCCTCAAAGGCAATCCCGTCAGCGGACATATTTTACAAAGGCGATTTTGCTAAATGGAAGAAGTTTGGTTACTCGCTGATGCTGCGCATTGCTATGCGCCTCACCAAAGCAGATGCCGCCACTGCAAAAACGTACGCTGAGAAAGCCGCCGCAGGAGGTACCTTTGCAAGCGCTGCCGATGATGCTTACGTGATCGCGGACAACGCTAACGGCTATCGCAACAACTACGCAGGAAGTCTGATGACAGCGGCCGACTACTACCAGGTGCGTTGGAGCAAAACACTGATCGACTATTTGAGCAGCACGAGCGATCCTCGTTTGGGTGTTATCGCTGAAGTGCCTCAGGACGGCCTTAAAAATAACCAGGATGCTACCAAGCCGGGTAATTCCACTCCCGCTGCCCAATTGGGTCTTCCCAATGGATTTGATCTGAATGGAGGCGCGACAGACATCACTACCTCACCGGGATATCCGGGCGGTACCGGAAGCGGTGCTGATGCAACGCCGATTGGGAAGTACTCTCGTCCCAAGACAGCCATCTACGGTAACTTCAATGCTCCCGTATTTGTTGTTACCTATGCGCAGACGGAATTGTTATTGGCCGAGGCTGCTGTCAGAGGATACAATGTCGGAGGCTCGGCTGCCGAACACTACGGCAACGGTGTAGAAGGTGCTATGTTGGCCCTCGCACCCTTCGGTGCCGCTGCCACGATTGATGCGGCTGTCGCTGCCAATTACGCAGCAGCGCACCCGCTGATCGAAACTTCGAATGATGCGTCTCTGAAAATGATCAACGAGCAATACTGGGCAACCAGCGGAGCCTTGATGAACTTCGCCGAGGCTTGGAACAACTGGAAACGTTCAGGATATCCTGTGCTGACACCGGTCGTTGCATCCGGCAACTTTTCGAACGGTGCCATTCCCCGTCGCGAACCTTACCCCACGACAGAATCTACCCTTAACACCGTCAACTATAAAGCAGCCGTGGATCGTCTCGACGGCAAGCAAGATAGTTGGAGTGCAAAAGTTTGGTGGGATCAATAA
- a CDS encoding SusC/RagA family TonB-linked outer membrane protein, translating to MMKKIRILLLPLAMLLCGYVSAQTVTGKVTSASDGAPVPGVSVVVKGTTVGTTTNAEGDYTLSGSDVGGGTLVFSFIGFETQEVAVGNQTTVNVSLAEDIKELGEVVVTALGISKETRTLGYSVSKVDGEQMNKARENNVALSLAGRVAGLNVKGTSGGPGGTARILLRGMPSMTSGGAPLFVINGVPMDNTQRGSAGEWGGSDNGDGIGNLNPDDIESMTVLKGQSASALYGSRATNGVILITTKKGKKGDFAVEYNMNYMADKAANYTDFQYDYGQGLNGAKPTTALEAQQTSRMSWGAKLDGTQVIQYDGNSYAYSAQKNNIKNFYRTGSSITNTVSVSKGGENGSFRLSLSNLDNNSIVRNSGIGRKTINLNIEQNITSKLKVNVMANYIDERSKNRPQLSDGPMNPNNGLFLATNIDENILNPGYNKTTGFETRYGDDEYVTNPWFVVNQYVNNLSRKRLISAVSARYDITKWLYAQGRIGYDMMNDGVFKVEPWGTAYVTAPLPWGNFRGNLQEQSTALTTEANVDGLIGVSKELSQDFSLDALVGANTRTNQWEYQRVAGSTFIMPYLYTLSNVATVNTNPADNYKFTKKRVNSGYYSIDLAYKHLLTLSTTGRYDAYSTLPSSNNTVFTPSVSTSFIFSELTDLPSMSLGKFRASWAQTSGDPADPYKTQLYYSLQSPINGTPMGTFSTDQPNGLLKPFTLTEVELGVELKFFENRLGLDLAWYNRKSKNEIMPSTLSAATGFTTGYVGTGSTQNTGLEVLLTGSPVRTSNFNWNVTFNITTVKNRILETDTDGKNQSLGSNRGTLGNAITAYVKGSSGPQILAYDYKRSASGQIIVDASGLPVRGDLVQMGQVLPKVFGGLTNDFSYKNINFSFLVDYNFGNKVLSATEYYSILRGLNKKTLEGRQEGITTGVLADGTTNTTTAAPQDYYRAVAQQITSTSVVSGDFIKLRQMTLGYTFPASAFANVPLIRSVQISLVGRNLAILMRKAKNIDPEASFASNVKYYGIEGTSLPSTRSYGFNLNVKFK from the coding sequence ATGATGAAAAAAATACGAATCCTTTTATTGCCTCTGGCAATGCTGCTTTGCGGATATGTCTCCGCACAAACAGTGACAGGAAAAGTGACCTCCGCTTCCGATGGCGCGCCCGTTCCAGGGGTGTCCGTAGTGGTTAAAGGTACGACGGTAGGTACAACCACCAATGCAGAAGGAGACTACACCCTTAGCGGTTCCGACGTTGGCGGCGGAACGCTCGTGTTTTCCTTTATTGGCTTTGAAACTCAGGAAGTTGCAGTAGGGAACCAAACGACGGTGAACGTGTCGCTCGCGGAAGATATTAAAGAGCTTGGCGAAGTCGTTGTCACCGCCCTCGGCATTTCGAAAGAGACCCGGACTTTGGGATACTCGGTGTCGAAAGTAGACGGCGAGCAGATGAACAAGGCGCGTGAGAACAACGTGGCATTGTCGTTGGCCGGCCGTGTTGCCGGTTTGAACGTGAAGGGTACCAGCGGTGGTCCCGGCGGTACCGCCCGCATCCTGTTGCGCGGTATGCCCAGCATGACCAGCGGTGGTGCGCCACTCTTCGTTATCAACGGTGTGCCGATGGACAACACACAACGCGGCAGTGCCGGCGAGTGGGGTGGATCGGACAACGGTGACGGTATTGGTAACCTGAACCCTGACGATATCGAAAGCATGACGGTATTGAAAGGACAATCGGCCTCTGCGCTTTACGGTTCGCGTGCCACGAACGGTGTGATCCTGATCACCACCAAAAAGGGCAAAAAAGGTGACTTCGCCGTAGAATACAACATGAACTACATGGCTGACAAGGCGGCAAACTATACCGACTTTCAGTATGATTACGGACAAGGCCTCAACGGTGCCAAACCCACAACGGCCCTGGAAGCACAACAAACTTCGCGCATGAGCTGGGGAGCGAAGCTCGACGGCACGCAGGTGATCCAGTACGACGGCAACTCGTATGCTTACTCCGCGCAAAAGAACAACATCAAAAACTTCTACAGAACGGGTTCTTCCATCACCAACACCGTTTCGGTTTCAAAGGGCGGCGAGAACGGGTCTTTCCGTTTGTCGTTGTCTAACCTGGACAACAACTCCATCGTGCGCAACAGCGGGATCGGTCGCAAGACGATCAACTTGAACATCGAACAGAACATCACCTCGAAGTTGAAGGTGAATGTGATGGCCAACTACATCGACGAGCGGTCTAAGAATCGTCCTCAATTGAGTGACGGTCCCATGAACCCCAACAACGGATTGTTCCTGGCGACCAACATCGACGAAAACATCCTTAACCCGGGCTATAACAAGACCACGGGTTTTGAGACACGCTACGGCGACGACGAGTACGTTACCAACCCTTGGTTTGTGGTGAACCAGTACGTCAACAACCTCTCCCGGAAACGCTTGATCTCTGCCGTTTCGGCACGCTATGATATCACGAAGTGGTTGTATGCACAAGGCCGCATCGGCTACGACATGATGAATGACGGTGTATTTAAAGTAGAGCCGTGGGGAACGGCATACGTGACGGCGCCCCTTCCCTGGGGGAACTTCCGCGGGAACCTGCAAGAACAATCTACAGCCCTGACCACGGAAGCCAACGTCGACGGTTTGATCGGCGTATCAAAAGAATTGTCCCAGGATTTCAGTCTGGATGCATTGGTCGGCGCAAACACACGGACCAACCAGTGGGAGTATCAGCGCGTCGCGGGGAGCACGTTCATCATGCCCTATCTGTACACGCTCAGCAACGTCGCTACGGTTAACACGAACCCGGCTGACAACTATAAGTTCACCAAGAAACGTGTCAACTCCGGGTACTATTCCATCGACTTGGCTTATAAGCACCTCCTGACGTTGAGCACCACCGGTCGTTACGATGCGTATTCAACGCTGCCATCCAGTAACAATACGGTATTTACACCTTCCGTTTCGACAAGCTTTATTTTCTCCGAGCTCACAGACCTTCCCAGCATGAGCCTTGGTAAGTTCCGCGCGTCATGGGCACAAACCAGCGGCGATCCAGCAGACCCCTACAAGACTCAATTGTACTATTCGTTGCAAAGCCCCATCAATGGAACTCCCATGGGAACCTTTAGCACCGATCAACCCAACGGCTTGCTGAAGCCCTTTACACTGACCGAAGTGGAATTAGGTGTTGAGTTGAAATTCTTCGAGAACCGCTTGGGACTTGACCTCGCCTGGTACAACAGAAAATCCAAGAACGAGATCATGCCCTCCACATTAAGCGCTGCCACCGGATTCACCACAGGCTATGTGGGTACAGGTTCTACACAAAACACGGGTCTCGAGGTTTTGCTGACCGGCAGCCCCGTGCGGACATCCAACTTCAACTGGAATGTTACCTTCAACATCACCACGGTGAAGAACAGAATTCTGGAAACCGATACGGATGGTAAAAACCAAAGCCTGGGATCCAATCGCGGAACTCTTGGCAATGCCATTACCGCCTACGTGAAAGGTTCATCAGGACCGCAGATCTTGGCCTATGACTACAAGCGCAGTGCGAGCGGTCAGATCATTGTTGACGCTTCCGGTCTGCCGGTTCGTGGCGATCTGGTCCAGATGGGACAGGTACTTCCCAAAGTATTTGGGGGTCTCACCAACGACTTCAGCTACAAGAACATCAACTTCTCATTCCTGGTTGACTACAACTTTGGCAACAAGGTATTGTCGGCAACGGAGTACTACTCGATCCTGAGAGGTTTGAACAAGAAGACGCTGGAAGGAAGACAGGAAGGTATCACCACCGGCGTTTTGGCGGACGGTACAACCAATACTACTACCGCTGCGCCTCAAGACTACTATCGTGCGGTAGCACAACAGATCACGTCCACCAGCGTGGTGAGTGGAGATTTCATCAAGCTGCGCCAGATGACCTTGGGCTACACATTCCCCGCTTCGGCCTTCGCAAATGTTCCGTTGATTCGTTCGGTACAGATTTCATTGGTAGGAAGAAACCTTGCCATCCTGATGCGTAAAGCGAAAAATATCGACCCGGAAGCGAGCTTCGCCTCGAACGTGAAGTACTACGGAATCGAAGGCACCAGCTTGCCCTCTACCCGCTCATACGGCTTCAACCTGAATGTGAAGTTTAAGTAA